The genomic interval GAACAACTGTGCTGGGATCTTgcaaaataaaatcttttaagTTTATCTCAGTTCTCGTTTATATCCtttaagtttcttttttttcgAGTTGGTCATTTACGTTGCATTATGTTTGCACCATTAATCTTTTGTTTTACTTTCAACTACGACTATTGCAACTGAAAACATCCAATCATTAGAAACTCTACCAAATGTTGCAACAATATGTCATTCATACTAATATTTCAAGAAACAtccatcaaattttataaaggGTCTACATTTATTGATTTTCTCTACAACCATTTAGACACATTTACTACCTTAAAAACTTGGTAATAAAGCATATCCACATAATcaatattgtaacaccccgattttcaaagcgagggtgtattatttttttttttcaaaagaaattaaaataaatcagagaattaaataaggtaatacctttggataaataattgagtcattataatttacaagcagtggaaaagtttctcaaaatatatgaatccaaagtatttacacaacaacagatgatacatggaacccattcaactaagatgtcatactgacaatattagtaaaggtacagttttccagttcaaaataacgtaatccaaaaaaaNNNNNNNNNNNNNNNNNNNNNNNNNNNNNNNNNNNNNNNNNNNNNNNNNNNNNNNNNNNNNNNNNNNNNNNNNNNNNNNNNNNNNNNNNNNNNNNNNNNNNNNNNNNNNNNNNNNNNNNNNNNNNNNNNNNNNNNNNNNNNNNNNNNNNNNNNNNNNNNNNNNNNNNNNNNNNNNNNNNNNNNNNNNNNNNNNNNNNNNNNNNNNNNNNNNNNNNNNNNNNNNNNNNNNNNNNNNNNNNNNNNNNNNNNNNNNNNNNNNNNNNNNNNNNNNNNNNNNNNNNNNNNNNNNNNNNNNNNNNNNNNNNNNNNNNNNNNNNNNNNNNNNNNNNNNNNNNNNNNNNNNNNNNNNNNNNNNNNNNNNNNNNNNNNNNNNNNNNNNNNNNNNNNNNNNNNNNNNNNNNNNNNNNNNNNNNNNNNNNNNNNNNNNNNNNNNNNNNNNNNNNNNNNNNNNNNNNNNNNNNNNNNNNNNNNNNNNNNNNNNNNNNNNNNNNNNNNNNNNNNNNNNNNNNNNNNNNNNNNNNNNNNNNNNNNNNNNNNNNNNNNNNNNNNNNNNNNNNNNNNNNNNNNNNNNNNNNNNNNNNNNNNNNNNNNNNNNNNNNNNNNNNNNNNNNNNNNNNNNNNNNNNNNNNNNNNNNNNNNNNNNNNNNNNNNNNNNNNNNNNNNNNNNNNNNNNNNNNNNNNNNNNNNNNNNNNNNNNNNNNNNNNNNNNNNNNNNNNNNNNNNNNNNNNNNNNNNNNNNNNNNNNNNNNNNNNNNNNNNNNNNNNNNNNNNNNNNNNNNNNNNNNNNNNNNNNNNNNNNNNNNNNNNNNNNNNNNNNNNNNNNNNNNNNNNNNNNNNNcattcttaatattcttttaacttaaacgattttcacaacaaacattaagcaaacagaaatattaagagattccccattcttaatattcttttaacttaaacgattttcacaacaaacattaagcaaacagaaatattaagagattccccattcttaatactcatttaacttaaacgattttcacaacaagcattaagcaaacagaaatattaagagattccccattcttaatactcgtttaacttaaacgattttctcaaacacgcattaagtaaaccgagatattaaaagattccccatttttaatactcgtttaactctaatggttttcacgccaacattaagtaaacgtagacattaagagattccccattcttaatactcgtttaacttaaacgattttctcaaacacgcattaagtaaaccgagatattaaaagattccccatttttaatactcgtttaactctaatggttttcacgccaacattaagtaaacgtagacattaagagattccccattcttaatactcatttaacttaaacgattttcacaacaagcattaagcaaacagaaatattaagagattccccattcttaatactcgtttaacttaaacgattttctcaaacacgcattaagtaaaccgagatattaaaagattccccatttttaatactcgtttaactctaattgttttgacgccaacattaagtaaacgtagacattaagagattccccattcttaatactcgtttaacttaaacgattttctcaaacacacattaagtaaaccgagatattaaaagattccccatttttaatactcgtttaactctaatggttttcacgccaacattaagtaaacgtagacattaagagattccccattcttaatactcgtttaacttaaacgattttctcaaacacacattaagtaaaccgagatattaaaagattccccatttttaatactcgtttaactctaatggttttcacgacaacattaagtaaacgtagacattaagagattccccattcttaatactcatttaactctaacgattttcactggaaacattaagtaaacagagatattaaaagattccccatttttaatactcgtttaactctaatgattttcacgacaaacattaagtaaacaaagatattaaaagattccccatttttaatactcgtttaactctaatggttttcacgacaacattaagtaaacgtagacattaagagattccccattcttaatactcgtttaactctaatggttttcaaattccacacaaaacaaacccaaacctattatcagatccaaaccacaactcacaccaaaacacatcaattcatttctccacagaatccaaccatacacacaacaaatttcatcagtattaattaagaacacgtcaaatacgacgaacacaaatcaacacaatccaccactcaaacacaacaagtttcatttactcaaaatcatacataaatgagtttaaattcattttccacgaaacattcatcaatataaccaaaacctaactctaagattttacccataacgccttagattcattttcccccaaatcaacacttcaaccctaacaaattcctttctacacaaccacagataagtccctaaatgcaaactagaagtttggaaggagcccttacatTCACGTTAGCTTTGACGTTCGATTACgataccgcgagtaaatccggtaaaatctcagctcgcaacgccgcttccaaagttgcttccctagcaccgtagcgtggtagtgagcaactttcccttctataNNNNNNNNNNNNNNNNNNNNNNNNNNNNNNNNNNNNNNNNNNNNNNNNNNNNNNNNNNNNNNNNNNNNNNNNNNNNNNNNNNNNNNNNNNNNNNNNNNNNNNNNNNNNNNNNNNNNNNNNNNNNNNNNNNNNNNNNNNNNNNNNNNNNNNNNNNNNNNNNNNNNNNNNNNNNNtttttatttctttttttttcctccacacaaacatatatatatatatatatatatatatatatatatatatatatatatatctccaaatatctccaaatatatattaattacttttaacaaatatctccaaatatctagatatttattaaaattacaatttcacccataaggcattaaattcttcgtaaaagattcaccgcagttaatttaatttattcatcgacgagtaaatctaatcggcatcaaaatatctttttggtcatataactccaaaatattaataactttggctaaaaagcctccgagttcaataccaaaatacactaaaatacataaagtatactttaaaattatgggtcttacaaatatcaataacttaTTCAACTGACAAAGTAGTTTGAATAGTCAACTTATTGTGTTATTTGgattaaattttaatgtttCATGACAATAATTCGAGAAAATTGTCAAATCTAAAGAGCTACAtgcataatataatataatttaaagaacAATAATACAAACAAAATGTAACTAAAATAGCCAaatcaaaagaagaagaaaaaatttaaacaccCAAAATCGAAATTAGGCTAAACTAATATGAGCACACGTGTTTTTACTTATAACTTAAAAGACTAACTTGCAGTTTTggtcttttaaataatttatagagTTTACTCTGGTCTCTtaagttataaatattagacAATTTGGTCCCTCAAACTTTTTTATTCCATTTTAGTCTCTTAGTTACAAATATTAAACACTTTGATCCCTTTAGTTATAAACATTAGACAcatttattctttaatttaaatacattagGCCACGATAGACAAAACCAAGCATCTATTGTTTATAACTTAAGGAAGCAACATATCTACGCTTTGTAACTAACGAGACCATTAAACAagtttataaattaatagagactaaaatgaaacaaaaaaagtaTGAGAGACcaaaatgtttaatatttataatttaagagactaaaataaaataaaaacttaagaaaccaaagtgaaatttaaaaataactcaaagaactaaaagtataatttaaccAATGAACCTTTGATGCTTTGGCATGATCGTAATTACATGGTAAGAATATATTTGACTTTGTTTCCTTTTTATTCTTCTTGCACGGGTTCTATTTTATGAAGATGCAGGACTTTCGATTTGATTTTATCTTACCTTCcttatttcaattttgaaataagATTTCTTTTAGGACTAATGcaaatttgattttatcttaTCTTTGTTTCCTATTATGTATATACTCCAAAACACATATAATCCTAACATTTCAGGTGTAACATATGAAAGACACTTTGTAATAAAAGGAATAAATCATATTCACACAACTTACatactttttcaaaatttgtttatataacAACAGTGCATATTTTAAAAAgcacaaaaaaattaaacaatgtcATAACAACCTAGCTAGTCACTCTGCTTCAACAAAGCAAAGTAATACTattctgaaataaaatataaacaaaacgaTAATTGAAAAGTTGACGTATCTAATCTTAAGTTAAGATTAAATACATCAGTTTTTTAGTTaccctttttatttatatttcattcagGAAAGAGTATTTGTACGTATTAATTcctttcatatttttatcttagggaatgagaagaatgctttgtGGCAGGACTCTCATTTCCATATTTTGGTACCCTAGGGAATGTATTATTTGATGATTGAAGTCCTTCCAGTGATGCAAGAACTTCAACCATAGGTGGTCTAAATTTAGGATCAGAGTTTAGGCATTGCAATGCAAGTGCTGCTGCCCCTTGTGCTCCTTTCTTTGAATATTGACCACCTAATCTTGTGTCCATGATTCTCAAAACTCTTCTACTATCATTCAGGAATGGCAATGCCCAATCCACCAGAGTCTCTTCGGAAAATCCAGGCCTGTCGTCTTCTACCGCACGTTTTCCTGTTAGTAACTCTAACAACACAACGCCGAAGCTGTATACATCACTCCTTGGAGTCAAATGACCTGTttaattgaaacaaaatttagagAATACAATGACATCACTTAGTAATAATACGAACTCGGATAGTGTGCGGTCACAACCTCGTGACTCAGATTTTAAAGGTCAGAAATTTTGTTGTAAGAATATCAAAATCTATCTTTAAATCTAGGCCGTCTCATCTTGAGCAGGGGGTTGAAATCGTGTGACTGTATGCAGTCAAACTGCACTCAATCCAAATCCCGTAATAATACTCTATCTCTTCCTTTTTAGctgtattttttatatgaaatttaagtttttatttattcgttgttttcaaatttaaatgcatcattaattattgttttgccAATAAAACTCTTAATTGTTTATTGCATATAGAGAAATAGATggaatgaaataataaatagttaaaggGTATTATAGAAAAAAGACAGATACCTCTATCAAAAGTAAccaaatttaattgttttcttgtaTTCATAAATAACCTTAAAACGGACACTAAAAAGGAACAGACAGAGTATATCACAAATGTTTTGACTGTGTTAACTGCTGAATTAGCAATTTAGATCTTAACATTTGATCAAGACAAAGGTATTGAATATACCTGTAGCAACATACTCTGGAGCAGCATAACCTTGAGTTCCAATAATTCTAGTTGATACATGAGTATTATCTCCAGTAGGACCATCTCTCGCCAACCCGAAATCTGAAAGCTTTGCATTGAAATCCTGCATAAAAATTGGCCTGCTCTTTCAGAATATGGTCACACTACATTTTCTATAAACCAAACTTTTCATGTTACATACTGAATCAAGTAGAATGTTGGACGCCTTTAAATCACGAAAGATAACATTCGCATTCAAGGAATGTAAGAATGCTAATCCTCGTGCGACACCAATAGCAATGCTCACGCGCGTAGCCCATGCAATAGGTTGAACACTTTCTGCGCAAAtcgaaaacaaaatattaggtactattattaataaattgcAATCTATCAGTTTGGTTCAAAACAACATGTTGTAATCAAGGTTTAAAGAAAAGGGTTCTCGAGTGCAGCGACATCAAGGTTTTTGATGTCTCGCGTACACAATGCAGCAGAGGTTTATGTTCTATCAACGCATTTGATTGTGATTCTCCACAATATCAAACATCACGAATCATCTACGAGTTACAACCTTGGTTGCACTCTTGTACTATATATTGAAGGATTTGATTTTTTGTACAAAGTCAACACAACAACATTGTGCATTGCATAATGTGAAATGTACTTACTTCTGAATAAATGATTTTCCAAACTTCCTTTTTGCATGAACTCATAAACTAGAAGCCTGTTTTTCCCTTCCAAACAATAACCAATGAGTTTCACCAGATTTTCATGGTAAAGCTGCCCTAGATAATTCACTTCAGCCTGCCAATACAAAGGATATAAAATCACTCAGTAACTAGCATTACCTATCAGTCAAGGAAACAAAAAAAGTTCATTTCTTTCCATTTccattgataaaataaaaatttggagTAAATTGTCATTTTGATATCTAAATGTATGAGGCGCTGTCACTGTCGTCTCTAAATCTATCAAAATTGCAAGTATCTATTTTGAGGACTAAACTAATTGACtaacttaaaatatattagaagaCCAAAATAACTAACAAAAGACAGAGATAGGtttcttttttctaattttgatacattcaaGAACAATTGTGACAGCGTCTCATACATTTGAAGACCAAAATAACTATTTACTCTAGTTGACTTTCATCTTCTTTCAATCacacttaaaaagaaaaattcataACCAAATGTGATTCCAACTATCTAacacataaaacaaaaattgaaaatgttttaCGAATCTTGTTACACATACAAGCCATTCTTTGTGACCTTGAAAGCTTTCTGGCTTGAGATTCTTAATGGCCACAACAATTCCACTTCCTGGTTTTGTTGGAGCAAATGTATTCTCATCGATCCATCCCTTGAAGATACGCCCAAATCCTCCTTCTCCGATTAAATTTTCTCGCCGGAAGTTCTTCGTAGCCTCCTTCAGATCATTCAAGCTGAAGGACTTAAGTTTTATGGAGATTGCTTTATCCAAATTTGATTCTGAAGTTTGGAAATTAGAAGCTTTATGTTCAGAAGAATTTGAATGCCGCTTTCTCGTGCTTTGAGGTTTCTTACTTCCTATCAAAAAATCAATCATGGTGagattaacattataaaatgtAGATTACAGAACTAACTGAAATCAGCAACATTgttaatattaaaaagtaattacAGATCCACAAAGTGTTATAAAATTGGATGAGTAAATCATCGTTTTGGTCCTTTGATGTTTCGAGCGATATCATTATAGTCTTGAGtccatcaaaattaaaaaaccaTCCTTAAAATTGTCTTTTTCATGTCACTTTGGATCTCGAACGTGTCTTTAGCTCGattttttaagcaaaaattgAAAGTGTATGTACATCGACATGTGTAAATGATATCCCAACTGTGTTGACACCTTGCAAAAATCATCTGTAGTACTCCGATAAGTATTTGTTAATAAGAAAAAGAACTGTGTCTGTTTAGCTAGTTAATTTGGTATTCAAATGTGTCTTCGTTAGTcaatttaatctataaaattacaaataaaagaCACATGTAAGGATACTTTTACaatttcaataggatcataGTGACCCCACCTTATATTTATAGGGACCAAAACcattatttaatcaaaattagatGGTTTTAGTCCTTCTAATTTGCAGCTGATATAGATTAAGATCTGTGGTGAATACAAGCTTTAACAACATTCCAAAAAATGTAGATTCATTGATTTGTCTAAGGTTCAAAATTTCATAGCTTCCTCTAAACATGCATCAAACAATTATTCAGAATTGTTCAACAATTAAATAGAAACAGTCTATATGATCTTTCAGTTTTACATCATATTGACAAAAACTTAAAGCTTAATAAGAAACAAAGTATTGagcataacaaagataataataaataaactaaccagaaaaatttgatgaagagACATGAGCAACTGGTTTTGTACAAGAACTTCCCATGATAAAAGGGTGTAACTATGCTAAGAGCAAAGAAGCAAAAGTCATGAAGGAAAAAACAGCAGAGGAAGCAAAAGTCATGAAGGAAAAAACAGCAGAGGAAGCAAAAGGGTGTGAAGGAAAAGTTTGaatattaaaagtttttatCTGAGTTATACAACAAGAAAATGTACACGGCATAGGCTATGATTAGCTGAATAAATAACGTGGTCAACAATACGTTGAATCTCAtgagaaataaaataagataaaaggATTAAATGTGTTATTATCCGGTTCATATATCTCTAAATTTGGTAATATTGTGAAATTTTGGAAACTCAGTTTTTCGTTCATTTATAAACTATGAGGATAGTTTTGTTAAACGGTTAATAAATAAAAGGTGTAGTTCATTTACAACAGTTAATTATTaagatttttattatatgtcactttaaattttttagttgagtttttattttggtgcaatttttttaattgattttgaatgaaatGCATTAAATTGTTAactgaaaaaaataatactataattttgtttttaaagttTAGTCTTTACataagttttatttaattttagtctttgttttttatttttatgtaggCTTTTTATTTAATCTCTAAAAGACTAAAGAAACCccatatttttgtaaaataatttttaaaataagaactaaaattaaataaatttatgaaaaaaatgtaatttataaatattaaaaagatgtTTGGCCTTGTTAGAAAAAAGATATTTGGCCCAAATTATTCCATTTTTTTAGAGAACTTTTGCAATTATGTAATGCTTAGTTATGCGGTCTTATCATAAATATTTACGAAAATATCGAAAAATAGTTcagtaaaatatttaagttcaacaatataatatttaatattccTAAAGTGaagaaaatcttcataatcggACAAATAATTAACAACtaattccaaaataaaaatatgatgttGTTGTaagatctatttatttataatacttATACTAAGTTGAATTTCTTTTATATcttaattttattcaattatttttattatattctacaataatatatatatatatgtgtgtattttagataaaatatttactaaaattaaataaaatatttaatattaatacaGTTGAGTAGATGTACCAAAATAAATAACCtacatataattttaaaaactcttttctatttttgtagtttattacatataaattaataacttcattttattttattaataatttctcttattttttcttCCGAAAATAAAGTAGTAATACAGTTGTAGTTTGTAACCaaccttttcattttttttttttccgatctaataaataaaaaataataaaaataggagggagttgtaaataaaaatagaataaaattattgataatatGCAATAAAcgtaaaatagaaaaaaaattattaaaatattatttatttggcATATCTATTCAACTATGTTaacgtatttttttattaaatattttttattttattaatttaatttaatttaattttttaattatcttttatttattaaattaacaattaattgtttattataaaataaaaataaaaaataatagataaccataaaaaatttaactgtAAGGaggatataaaaataaaacaccaCCGTACTAATCCaaacaaataaggaaaataATTAAGATATCAATCTCTTCGGATCTCGACGCCAGcaatttcttttcaattttttctaataaaattcTCACTTTAAAACTATTTACAAACTATTTGtagtatatttcaaaaaaaattaatgtcaaTTTAATAAGGATCAGATTTTGACTACCTGAACAGGTGTGACGtggaaaaatagagaaaaaaaatagatatagaCTTTTGGTTGGGATTAGTAGTGGATTTTTGTCGTtacatgtaaaaaaaaagagggtgcaccaaaaatcaaataaacaattcgtcgaaaaaattcaaataaagaataacTAGTTGCAGGCGGCGgcttattatatttgtatttatttgtttagcATTTCAGAGTTTCCGTTCACTTTCTTCGGTTTCAACATTCAACAATGCCTTCCATTGACCGCATCTTacatcttaaaaaataatagttctTGCTAGGGCACGTGTCAAAAgtctattttttcttaaatttatttatttatttaaatttttaaagagatcaataattttcaaaacaaaagtttaacttttgattctttaatatatttcaacATTTCCCGTAACTTTTATGCATATGTAGGAGTTTGGTTACTATACTAAGATAGACAATATATAAAAGGTTTTTGTGATTTTAGTCCTCTACCATTAGAgtgaattttagttttttaaaaaaaaattcatctctATAATATAAGATTTATTTGGTTTTAGTCTCTCATTTTTTCACGTCATTTGATATAAACATATTTTGATAACATAACTCATTTTTGTGAAATTGTGGTACCACATGGCAagatgaaaatcaaaataaaacataattacaagatcaaaggaagaaaaaataaataaatgatagagataaaaacaaaaaataactttaattttaGTTTCCAACTTCAACTACTATATATGCAAGTGATTCATTAATTTAAGATAGTAAGTTATTTGTCTTATCTTAtctcttttttcttctctttttctatGGTAAAAGTTAagcttatatataattttggtaatttatcttttatctaatatttattttgattttttatctttttttttaattcattttggtaGAGCTTGCCGTTAGtagaacaaaaaattatatcatcaaTATATACTTGGACAATGAGAAGATTGTTCTTTgatgattttctaaataaaGTAGTGCTAGCCTGGCttctatcaaaattattttttagtagaaAATTGGTTAGtttgtcataccaagctctaaGGGGCATGTTTCAGACCAAACAAggatttctttaatttaaaaacatggTATGAGAATTCATTATTCTCAAAGCCAGAAGATTGTTTGACATATacttcttaatttatataaccatttagaaatgcattttttacttccattatatataaaataattttattaaaaactgtaaatgaaagtaaaattcGGATTGCTTCTAGCCTTGCCACATAAGCAAAAGTTTTAGTGTAATCTATACCTTCCTAATGACTATAGCCTTGAGCTACGAGTCTAGCTTTATTTCTTATTAGTTCACCTTTCTCATTCAACTCGTTTTTGAAAACCTAATTGGTTATAATCGATTGCTTTTCTTTTGGCTTGGGCACAAGATCCTATACatcatttcttttgaattgatttagtttttcttGTATGACCATAATTCACCCATCATCCAATAAAGCTTCATCTTTGTTGTAGGCTCGATTTCATACATAAGTCTAAACAAATATGTTTCTTTATGAGCATACTTGATCTTCATAAGATCACTTAAATTTTCAATGATTAAGGAGTCTAGATGTGAAGATTTGTATTTCCATCCATGTTTAGATTCTTGATGATCTTGACTTTTAGATGGTTCCTCATTACTTGTTCTTGTATTGTCAGGTACATCTTGTGATTCTTTAGAGGGAAATTTCATTGCTTCTTTTTATTCATCTGGTTCCTTTGATATTTGTAAATCTGCAAATTCTTCATCGAGCTTAAACTTTTTATGGTCAAGTTGATTGTCATCAAATTTGATATGGATTGATTCCTCTACCATCCATGTCTCTTTATTGTATACTTTAAAGGCTTTATACTTTTCTGAGTATCCTTAAAGGAACACTTTTGAGATCATGAATCAAACTTGCCAAGATTCCCTTTGGTGTTCAAAAATATATCACTCTGCAACTAAATTGttgaaaataagaaatgttgAGTTTTATTTCTTTCTACATTTCATAAGGTGTCTTACAAAGAATAAGTTTTAAATATATTCTATTGTGAATATAACATGCGGAGTTTACTACTTCTGCCTAAAAATGTTTGGCAACATTCATTTCATGAATCATGACGCGTGCTATTTACTGAAGAGTCTAAAGCAATTTGGCTAAGGTGTTCTAGGAGTAGAACAATTATGTAGAATACTATTCTCTTCACAGAagttttcaaaagttttattttCAAACTCTCCCCATGATCACTATGAATAGTTGTAACACAAccatttttcattttgcacTTGTTTGCAGAAGGTAATGAATACTTTATGCGAGTCATCCTTGTGTCTAAGGAACTTTGTGCATGTCCACCTAGAATAGTCATCAACAATAATGAGTTCATTAACTTACAACTAACGGAGTTACTTTTTACTGGACCAAATAAATCAAAGTGTAAAAGTTGAAGTGGTATAGTAGTGGAAATTACATTCCTTGAAACAAAAGGATGAATTAGTCTATTTCCCTTTTCGACATGCCTCATAAAGAACATCtaactcaaatttaaaatttgttaaaccTCTGATTAGGTCAAGTCTTTTCAACTTTGAGATTAATCTTGAGATTATATAATCCAATTTATTGTGCTAGATAAATTGTTCTTTCTTCATTGACATGAGACACTTCACTTCTTGTTTTTCCAATTATGAtaactttattttgtaaatattgtttttctcTAACCAGTAAAAAGTATAGATCCATCTGTTTGACCAATTGTCTTGCATGACTTTTGATTGAAGACAATATCATAATCACTATCACTTAATTGACTAATATTCAGTAGGTTATCCATTAGTTCTTTTACTAGTAGAACATTTTTAATTGTGATTCTTgttcaaaaacttatttaacataATTATAAGTTCATTGTAAGATAGACGAGAT from Cicer arietinum cultivar CDC Frontier isolate Library 1 chromosome 5, Cicar.CDCFrontier_v2.0, whole genome shotgun sequence carries:
- the LOC101507485 gene encoding probable serine/threonine-protein kinase PBL2, coding for MGSSCTKPVAHVSSSNFSGSKKPQSTRKRHSNSSEHKASNFQTSESNLDKAISIKLKSFSLNDLKEATKNFRRENLIGEGGFGRIFKGWIDENTFAPTKPGSGIVVAIKNLKPESFQGHKEWLAEVNYLGQLYHENLVKLIGYCLEGKNRLLVYEFMQKGSLENHLFRKSVQPIAWATRVSIAIGVARGLAFLHSLNANVIFRDLKASNILLDSDFNAKLSDFGLARDGPTGDNTHVSTRIIGTQGYAAPEYVATGHLTPRSDVYSFGVVLLELLTGKRAVEDDRPGFSEETLVDWALPFLNDSRRVLRIMDTRLGGQYSKKGAQGAAALALQCLNSDPKFRPPMVEVLASLEGLQSSNNTFPRVPKYGNESPATKHSSHSLR